The following coding sequences lie in one Musa acuminata AAA Group cultivar baxijiao chromosome BXJ3-1, Cavendish_Baxijiao_AAA, whole genome shotgun sequence genomic window:
- the LOC135629701 gene encoding beta-glucuronosyltransferase GlcAT14B-like: protein MKAALNSLHARPAAMGAERKWIAPLAVGATVSLVLLLCLTTFSSPDDPLALLPLSLLPSALLSHPSNPFAALYAPVFVEPKLRPTPPSSHLRPSPPPPRLAYLISGTVGDGNMLKRVLLSVYHPANLYVVHLDLEASSEERDDLRNYIAGHPLFASVKNVRMITKANLVTYRGPTMVANTLHAAAILLKEGGNWDWFINLSASDYPLVTQDDLLHTLSYLPRDLNFIDHTSNIGWKAFQRAKPIIIDPGLYMSKKADVFWIPQRRSVPTAFKLFTGSAWMALSHSFIDYCIWGWENLPRTVLMYYANFISSPEGYFHTVICNAKEFRNTTVNHDLHFISWDNPPKQHPHYLSINDMSHIVDSNAPFARKFRRDHPILDKIDAELLFRRPNMIVLGGWCVGSRENGSDPCLVIGNTTILRPGPGAIRLERLMLSLLSEENFRLRQCK, encoded by the exons ATGAAGGCGGCCCTCAACTCCCTGCACGCGCGGCCGGCGGCGATGGGGGCGGAGCGGAAGTGGATCGCCCCCCTGGCCGTCGGAGCTACCGTCTCCCTTGTCCTCCTCCTCTGTCTCACCACCTTCTCCTCCCCGGACGACCCCCTCGCCCTCCTCCCCCTTTCCCTCCTCCCTTCCGCGCTCCTCTCCCATCCCTCCAATCCCTTCGCCGCCCTCTACGCTCCCGTCTTCGTCGAGCCCAAGCTCCGCCCCACCCCTCCCTCCTCCCATCTCCGCCCCTCTCCGCCCCCGCCCCGCCTCGCGTACCTTATCTCCGGCACCGTCGGCGATGGCAATATGCTCAAGCGTGTCCTACTTTCCGTCTACCATCCCGCCAACCTCTACGTCGTCCACCTCGATCTGGAGGCCTCCTCGGAGGAGCGCGACGACCTCAGGAATTATATTGCCGGCCACCCGCTTTTTGCGTCTGTCAAGAATGTGAGGATGATCACCAAGGCGAACTTGGTCACGTACCGTGGGCCGACCATGGTGGCCAACACTCTCCATGCTGCGGCTATTCTGCTGAAGGAGGGTGGCAACTGGGATTGGTTCATTAATCTCAGTGCATCGGATTACCCGCTTGTCACCCAAGACG ATCTGCTGCACACTTTGTCGTACTTACCGAGGGATCTCAACTTCATCGATCATACCAGTAATATTGGGTGGAAGGC GTTCCAGAGGGCGAAACCCATAATTATAGATCCAGGGTTGTATATGTCGAAGAAAGCTGATGTTTTCTGGATCCCTCAGAGGAGGAGTGTGCCTACTGCATTCAAACTATTTACAG GTTCTGCATGGATGGCACTCTCCCATTCCTTCATCGACTATTGCATATGGGGCTGGGAAAACCTTCCACGAACAGTGCTCATGTACTATGCCAACTTCATCTCCTCACCAGAAGGTTACTTCCACACTGTCATATGCAACGCAAAGGAATTCCGCAATACCACTGTCAATCATGACCTCCACTTCATCTCATGGGATAATCCTCCGAAGCAGCACCCGCACTACCTCAGCATTAATGACATGTCGCACATAGTAGATAGCAATGCACCATTTGCACGGAAGTTCCGCAGGGACCATCCTATACTCGACAAGATCGACGCTGAGCTATTGTTCCGTCGGCCAAACATGATTGTTCTAGGAGGGTGGTGCGTAGGGAGTAGAGAAAACGGCAGTGATCCCTGCCTGGTCATTGGGAATACCACCATCCTTCGACCaggtcctggtgcaatcaggctgGAGCGACTTATGCTGTCTCTCTTGTCGGAGGAGAATTTCCGCCTGAGACAGTGCAAGTAA